The nucleotide sequence GCGAGCGCCCGACAACCGTGAATAGTCTTCGGCGCCGTGCGGTCGCCAAAAGCTGAACGTCCGATCAACATCCACAGCCATCGACAGAACCAACAAGGCGTCGACAAAAAAAGCCACCGACGACATTCCAGCCGACGGTGGCAACGTGATCTTCAAAGGTGACCAGCAGTCTCGGCCTGTCGCCAAGATCCGCGATCTCTACCAGCGAGCAATCAGGGCGAAGCGGGGCTGACCGGCGGAGGAACCGGAACAAACGGCTGGTTGTTGTCATTGTCGTCAGATGCCGCAGCGATCGCCGCAATCGCGGCCAAGCCGATCAATTCACCGCCACCACCGACGAATCCGCCACCACCGCCCGCGCCACTGGGGGCGATGTAGGTTCCCGGCGGAATCGTCAAAGCCGAACCAAAACCTTCCTCAACGACTTCATCTTCGATGGCGTCCTCGGTCCCGTCACTCGGTCCGTCGTCCGATGTGTCGACCACCGGATCGATGGTGCCGGGAGGTGCCAGCTGAACCACCAGTTCATCCGCGATCGGCTCGGCAAAGTAGGACACCAGTTGTTTTTTCGACGATGCACTGCTTCGTGCCTGCTTGTCGCTGCCATCGACCAATTCGAAACCAACGACCGCAACACCGGTGGAACGGGCGGCAACCAACGCGTAGGCAGCCGGCGGCAATTCCTCAATCTCGAACTTGCCATCCAAATCGGTCACGGCTCTGGCCGCTTCGGCACCTTCGCGGAAGATGAAGATGTTCGTGTCGACCGCGGGCATCAACTTGTCGCCAACAGCCCCAGGCAGATAAACACGGCCGTGCAGCTTGCCTTCGATACGGCGAACCCGTGATGACACACCGGCAGCGACTTGTTTCGACAGACGCGTCAAATCCACCGATGCCATCGGGTCTTGGCCAGTCGACGCGGCACTGACATATCGGCCGACCGCTTGCTGAACCAATGCGCGATCAATCGATGCAACGCTGAGGGCGGCCGTCGTGGGATAAACGGCCGAATCACTTGCATCCGACGCGATCACGTGGACCGCGGCGATACCCCAGACGTTCTCACCACGAGCCGACAAGGCGTATGCACCCGGCGGGACATCACGCAGCGTAAACCGCCCCTTGGTGCTGGATTTGGCTTCCCAAACCCGACCATTGACATCGACCAGTCGAACATCCGCACGGCTGACGGCTTGGTCGATGTTTCCGTTTTGCGGAATCATCACCTCACCCTGCAGACGACCGTCATCGGTCAGGCGGACCCACTGCCGCAGCCCGCTGCCTTGGGCAAACACGCTGCTGCAGAATAACAAGGCTGCACCAACAGCCAACGATGCGGATTTCATCAGATTCATGCCTTCCCAGGGTGGAAACGACGTCAGATATTCAAGGTGTCAATCAAGTTGGTGCCACCGACGGGGTGCATGCAAACAGACCGCCGGCCCACAAATTCGTCAGATTGATGATAAATCCCCCCACCGGCATTTCAACAATCTTTCGGGATGCTAGCAAAAAAACAAAAGAAAACCGCGACTCGTTGAGCCGCGGTTCCGTATGTTCAACTTTTTGATCAGGCCCGCATCAGGGACCCAAAATCATCACCGATCACGGCGATGCTGGGCTGACCGGCGGTGGGGGAACCGGAACGAAGGGGAAGTCGTTCCCGTCGTTGTTATCAGCGATCGCGGCAATTGCACCGATACCGGCCAGTGCAGCGAGGCCACCGCCCCATCCGCCGCCGCCGTATCCGCCACCACCACCGTAGCCGCCGTAACCGCCAGCGTATCCGCCGCCGCCACCACCGCAGCCACAGGCCGAGGTACCGAAGCCACAATCGACGATCTCACCGCCGATTGGCGTTTCGGAGATCACTTCGTCGCTGATGATGATTTCTTCTTCACAGCAAGCCGGAACCGTTTCCACGACGACTTCTTCGACACAAGTGACGACTTCGGGAGCCGGTGCACATTGCATTTCGAATTGGGGGCAGCAGTGATGTCCCAGCAGACCCACCAGGGTTTCGCCGTTGCTGCTGACCGAGGTCGTGCGGTCGATTTCGTTTTCGTCGACCAATTCGAAACCAGTCAGTCCCAGACCGGCGGTTCCGACGGCCATCAGCGAGTACTGACCCGGGGTCAACGCGTCGATGTGGAACTGGCCATTCTCGTCGGTGACGGCTCGAGCGACTTCGGCACCGTTACGCAGAACGAAAACGTTCATCGACGGTGCGGCCTTCAACTCACCGCCTTCGGCACCGGCCATGTGGATTTGACCGCTCATCCCACCGTTGTCTTGAGCGACCCGCGAAAAACCTTCGCCGATCACGCGTGCGGCCAGCTTTTCCAGATCGACGCTGTCAATCGTGCTGCTGCTACGCTGGGCACTGGCGGGCAAGTAACGAACCAACGCCATCTTGACCATCTCGTGGTCGACGTTGGCCGCGGCCAGTTCAACTTCTTCGGGATATCCAGCCGCGTCATTTGCGACGACGTGCATCGCGCTGACCGCGAAGATGCCTTCGCCGCGTGCGGTCAGGGCATAAACGCCGGGGGTGACGTTATCGAACTGGAAGCGTCCGCTTTCGTCCGTTTGAACGGTGACGGTTTGACCGGCAGGTCCGGTCAACGCCAGCGCCGCAGCCTCGACGGCTTGCGACGTTCCGTTCTCGGTGGGCAGAACAATTCGTCCGACCAAGTGCCCATCAGCGGTGGATCGCACCCACTGATTCGAAGTCAGATGGTTCCGCGTCAGCTGTACTGCGAATGCGGGCGTGATCATGCCCAACAGTGCCAGCAAAGGAACGAAGAAAAGCCGTTGCATTGGAGGTTTACCTCGAAATCGTCGATCAAGCGGGGGGTGTAACTCTTGTGAAGATAGGTAAGCGGTATGGATGATATTCTGCGACGCAACGGAATTCAACGACCGAATGACAACGAAATCGGAATAATGAAGAAAACCGGCACCCCCACGAGGGTGGACGACGGACAGAAAACGCGAAAATACCGCTAGTATCGGCCTCATTGGATGCATTCCCCCATCGGGTAGTTCTTTGAATTTTCGTCAAAAACTCGATTTTTCCCAGAGTCCTGCTGTCGCCCTCACCACCCCATGGAAGGTGAACAAATAGAAGTCGCAGCATTTTAGGATTGCGGTCAAAATGGCCGCAGCTGGACGCCAAAACGCTCACTTGCCGCACACCAAACCCTCCATTCTTACTGCCACCTGGAGTCGGTCTGATGTCACCACCGACGATCAACCCTTTCGCACCGACGATCAATCTGCCCGAGGAGCGCCAAGGCGTCTTCACGGAACTGGCCGAATGCGAGGGCAAAAACTTTCTTTACCGCCGCTTGAACGTCATGGGTCCCTTCCCGGGAACGCTTCTATATGACGGCCGATGGTTTCGGCAGAAAATCGAATTCGCGGGACACTTGGTTTGGTTTCGAATCAGCTGGCTGATCATCCACCGCAAAGCGGAGTTCCGGCTTCCTCCGGCGGTTGATCCGGAACAGCGAACATGCCGAATGGAAATCGACTTCTCTCGATTCCTATGGATCCGACGATTTCGTATCTGGATGGGCGAGACCCTGGTCTACGACGAAATCAACTGACGCTCAAATCTGCAAACCCGGGATCAAGCGACGGCTTGGTACTCGGTCGATGTCGTCGAGCGTTTCCGCCGCGGCCACGGTCAAGCAGCCCCGCAAGGTGAGGGGTTTACGGTGCCGCGATGCCGACCTTCCGCCCCACCGTTGCCGAAAGACAGCCGACGAAGCCCGTGTGCCTACGCGGTGGTTTCGTCCGCCCCATCGCTCGGCCGAATGTGAAAGTCGCCCTTGGCCAATTCGTGATTCAGAATCTCCAACAGGGTCTGCAGGAACACCACGACCATGGGACCGACCAAGATCCCGATCGGACCAAAGACGCCGACGCCGCCGAGCACACTGAGCAGTGCCAACAGCGGGTGCAGCTGCGATCGTCCGTGCAACACGAAGACTTTGATGACGTTGTCAATCGAACTGATCACCAACGTTCCATAGATCAATAGAAAAATGGCTTGTCCCCATTGGCGTTCCACCAGCCCCAGCCAAACGACACAGGGCACCCAAACCGACGCCGCCCCAAGAAACGGCACCAGCGCCATGACCGTGGTCGCCAAGAACAGTAGCACGACCGAACCGGAAAACCCCAAAAAGAAATAGGCGATCGCCGCCAAGACACCCTGGGCAAGCGCACTTAGCACCGATGCCAGAACGACGGCACGACTGGTCCGATCAAATTCCATCAACAGCCGACGTTCGTAGTTGTCGTCCATGGGACTTAGCCGCATCAGCGTGTGGACCATCCCCGGACCATCGATCAGGAAAAAGTAGACCGAGATGACCATGATCAGGATGCCAATCCCCAGAGTCACCAAGAACCCACCGGTGCGACTGGTGAACTGAACGAACCAGGGTTGCAGCGTGTCTCGAGTGCTGAGAATCATTCGGTCGATTTCGTCATCACTCAGGTTGGCCGCCAAGCGGATGGGGCCCCAGATCGATCCCCCCAGAATCTCTTGCATCCAACGTCGGGTTTTGGATCCTGCATCGTCGCTTAATTGTTGCAGGCGTGCCATCAAATCCAGGTCTTCGACATACGACCGGGCAACGGGATCGTCAAATTCCCGATTCTGCCAGCCTTTGATCTCGCTTAACAATTCGTCCAATGACTCGGCGGCGGAAACGGCGGCCGGCGTGGCGGCGTCGCGTGCCGACTGGCTGATGGATTCATCGTTTTGCAGCGACCCCAGAATGTCTTTGGCCTGCAAGACCTCGGACGTTTCGATGTGCTGGGGCTCGCTGGACTGCAACCGAATGACGATTTCATCAAGGCGGCGAAAATATTCGGGATGCGGCACCGCCAAAGCCGTCTGTTCGCGACCTCGTTCGATCGCCCGCTTCAGACTGCCGGCGTCGATTTGTTTCAATACCGAAGCAAACTGTCCGACCGCGACGACCACCAGCAACAGCAACGGCATCAACACGATGGTCAGAATCAACCCGGTGGTGATCGCCGCGGCGGTCCGCGGACGATTGCCCATCCGGTGCAGAATCCACATGTGCACCGGGCGAAAGATCACGACCAGCAAGACGGCCAGGAACAACGGGACGAAGAATCCCGCCATGACTTTGTAAAACAACAAGCCGACGGCGATGATGACCATCACCAACACCACCACCGACATGATCCGCGACAGCGATGGGAAGCTGTTGAACAAGCTGGAGGCCGCCGACTGGTGCGTTCCCACCGTCGAAACGGGGCGGTCGGTCGCCGGATCGGATGATGCCTTGCCGGTGTCCGCATCACGATCGATCGCGTCCCCGCCATCAACGTCGCCGGAGGAGGCCGCAGGGTTTGGATCGGCCGGGTCGTCAGAATCCTTCATCGGAAGTCAGTCATCGGGGTTGGAAGTCGGGCGGCAAAAGGGGAACCGAACAACTGGTATCCGCCGGCGGGATTGTGGATGATCGGCGTCGCGGTGCAAAGACAATCTTGCCGCATTCCCGCACTCCCTGCCGCCGATCCAGCGCGTTGTCCAGCCCGATCGATTCCGAAACTCGTCCTCCCAAACGCAACTTCAAGCCGCTGATCCGGTGGGCAAGACGCTTGGTGTTCGTGCTGGTCCTGGTGGGCTTGGCAGCAGCCGGTCGAAAAGCAGTCCAGCAATGGCAGGCGGAGGTTCGATCGGCCGAAAGTCGCCTGAGCGAATTGGACCGCCAGATTCAATCCGCCGCCGGCGGGTCGGATGACCAAGCGGCGCTGAGGCTGCAGCGATCCAAGGTCGCGAAATCCGTTCCCCGCGCCTCCAATCTGCGCTGGGGTTACATCGGTCTGGCTGCGTGCTGTTATGCGTTATCGCTGATGCCGCCCGGCTTGCTGCTACGCCGCGCCGTTTTGGCAATGGGACAAACATGCCGTCCCGGGGTCGCGGTGGCCGCCCAATTGATCGGGCACTTGGGCAAGTATGTTCCCGGCAAAGCGATGGTGGTCGTCTTGCGTGCGGACGTGATGCGTCGGCAGGGCGTGGCGGTGGTCCCCGCCGGAATCGCAGTATTCATCGAAACCTTGTTGATGATGGCCGTGGGCGGCACTGTGGGCGGATTGATCATTTGCTTTCTTCCCGCCCCCGCGTGGATGCGATGGTCGGCCTTGGTTGTGGCCGCGGTTGCGACACTGCCGACGGTGCCGCCAATTTTGAACCGAGTGGTGGACCGAGTCGCCCGGTCGCGTTCCGCGGGCGGCGACAATCCATCGAACCCGCTGAATCACTGGGACGCCGGCTTGTTTATCGCCGGGTGGGGTTACAGCTTGCTGGCATGGATCGGCATCGCCGCCGCGTTCACGCTGTTGGTTGCCGCGATCCCACACGGTGCGTCGGATTCAGATTCCGCGGGCTGGTTGGAATCGTCCGCGACGGTGGACCTCGCCGGATTGGCGTTGGCCAGTGCCGCATCGATCAGCCTGGCAATGGTGATCGGATTTGCGTCACTGATCCCCGGGGGTGCGGGGGTGCGTGAATTGGTCCTGACGACACTCTTGGCGCCGCTGGTCGGTCCCGCCGCTGCACTCTTGTCGGCGATTGCGGCTAGAGTTGTATTTTTGGTCGTCGAATGCGCGATGGCGTTGGCGGCGCAGGCTTGGCTGCGTTTTCGCGTCGATGCGTCATCGACAGTGGGCCCCGCCCCGGCGACCGCACCTTCCGCCTCCACGGACTCGGCATGAACGATACCGCTTTGGCCGTCGAGCCACCTCCGGCCGCCCTCCAACATCGACGCCCCGATTTGGCAATCGTGGTGCCCACCTTCAACGAACAAGACTCGTTGCAAGCCCTGCACGATGCGATCACCGAATCGGTCGACAGCGCCGGCATTGCGACCGAAATCATCTTTATCGACGACGGATCATCCGACCAGTCGTGGCGACGCATCGAACAACTGGTCGCCCAGTCGTCGCGAACGCACGGGGTCAAGCTGCGTCGCAATTTTGGCAAAGCGGCGGCGTTGGAAGCCGGCATCACCGCGTCGACCGGGCGAGTGATCATCACCATGGATGCGGACTTGCAAGATGACCCGCAAGAAATCCCGCGTTTCATGCAGCAGATTGATCAGGGGTTGGACGTCGTCAGCGGGTGGAAGAAAGTCCGTCACGATCCCTGGCACAAAGTCTGGCCCAGCCGAGTCTTCAATCGCTTGGTCAGCGGGCTGACCGGCGTGCAACTTCACGATCACAACTGTGGTTTCAAAGCCTATCGCCGCGAAGTCTTCGACGAAGTTCGGCTGTACGGTGAACGCCATCGATTCGTCCCCGTCCTAGCCGCTGAACGTGGTTGGAAAGTGGGCGAAATCGTCGTTCAGCACCACGCGCGCCCGTTTGGACAAAGCAAGTACGGTGTCTCTCGGATCTTGAAGGGATTCCTGGATCTGCTGACGATCTATTTCATCACCTCCTTTGGTAAACGCCCGCTGCACTTGATCGGCGGGGTCGGGGTGTTGTGTTTTGCCGCCGGTGCCATCGGCATGTTGTACCTGTCGATGATGTGGGTCCTTTCGCGGACCTTTGCTTCGATCGACGTCCTGCACCTGCATGAAACGGCGATCTTTTACTACTGCATTTTGGCGGTCTTGTTGGGTGCGCAGTTCATGCTGGCTGGACTGCTGGCTGAATTGATCGTCAGCCAGCAACCCGGTCGTCGCCCGGCCGCCAGCGTCGCCAAACGCGTCGGCTTTCGCCGCGACGAATCGTCCGATCACAGACAAAATTCCACCGAAACGCCATCGAACGAATCGTAGGCTTCATGTCATCATCCCCAACCAGTCCGCCGCGTTTGCACGACCAAGATTCGGTACCGGTCGGTTCCCTGTTTTCTGTGCGACACCACTACGTCGTGATGGTGGTCATCGCCCTGGCCATCGCGGCCGGGCGGATCGCAACGGTCAGCAGTCGCGAAGGCAGCACCGCTTTTTTGTCGGCCAATGACCGCAGTCGCTGGTGCACGATCGCCGCGTTGGTGGAAGACGGCACCTTTGCCATCGACCGCCAAATGCGTTTGAAAGATGCCAAAGGACGCCGGCACTGGCAAACGATCGATCGCGTTCAACATCGCGGTGAAGACGGTCGGCAACACGATTACAGCAGCAAACCGCCATTGTTCCCCGTGCTGGTCGCTTGGCTGTACTGGGGGGTGAATCAGTGCACGGCAATGACGCTGACGCAACAGCCGATTTATCTGGCAAGGATCATTTTGGCACTGGTCAATTTGCCAATGCTGCTGGCCTTCTGTGTTGCGACGATCTTTAGCGTCCATCGTATGACGTCGTCTGATTGGACACGACGGATACTTTCGGCGGCGACATGCTTTGGCACGATGCTGATCCCGTTTTCCTTTTCGCTGAACAATCATTTGCCGGCGGCATCCGCGACGGCCGTGGTGGCCGCGTTGTTCCTTTGGCTTTCCGGCCGTCACGGTGTCGACACAAACCAACGCACCGGAGATCGTTCCGGCTGGATGCCTTGTCTGTTGGTTTCATTGCTGGCCGGCGTCGCATCGGGATGGGTGGCTGCCAATGAATTGCCCGCACTGTCAATGGTCGGGTTGTGGGGATTGCTGTTCTTGTATTGGGACCGCCGCACGGTCGTCGGCTACACCATGGGGATCGGCGTGGTGGCCGTCGCGTTCTTCTGGACCAACTGGATGGCACATCAAAGTCTGCGTCCCCCGTATGCCCATCGCGGCGTCGGCCCACTGGTGGCGACCATGGATGCCGTCGAACCGAATCTGGCCGCTGACGCGATCACCGGTCCGTTGCGTTCCGCCAAAGCTTTGGATCCACAGGAGACCGTCGAATCAGTGGTCGACTCTGATGAACCGGGCCGATGGCGTGCGGTGACCAATGCACAGCGTTGGTTTGCCGTCACCGCGGATGTGGCGACTGACAAAGTTGCCGAGAATCCGGTCCAGTCGGCTTCACGCTGGCGGATCTATCAGTGGGATGATTGGTATGAGTATCCGGGCAGCTATTGGCAGACCGAGCGCAGCGGTGTGGATCGTGGTGAACCGTCGCGATGGACCTACCTTTTCAACGCGACCGTGGGGCACCACGGCCTGTTTTCGCTGACGCCGCTCTGGTGCCTGGTGCCACTGGGATGGCTGATCGCGGTCGCGGGAACTTGGCGAACCGATGTTCGTGATCAAGACGGTTATCAACTGTCCGACGATCGAGCGGTTCGCGCGATGCTGTTTGCCATCATGATCGCTTCGCTGGTTTGCTTCGCGTTCTACATGGCACGTCCCAAGATCGACCGCAATTATGGGGGCGTCAGCACGTGTTTTCGTTGGATGCTGTGGTTCGCACCGCTGTGGTTGCTGTGCTGTGTCCCCGCGATCGATCGTGTTTCACGGTCCCGTTGGGGACGTTTCACGATCATCGTTTTGCTGGGCCTGAGCGTCTTTTCCATGTCCACGGCTTTGGATTCGCCTTGGCATTCCCCCTGGCTGTACCGGTACTGGGATTTTTTGGGCTGGCTGGACGGCTGACCGGATCACTACCATCGCCGGTCACCGCGCCCACATGACCGGTGGGCGCGTTTGCCGAGAAAACGTTTTCGGCAACAGGAATCCACGCTAACTTTTTCGCGATCCAGCTTGAACGGCACGGAAGCCACGTCGAAGCCCAGGCCCTCGGCCTTTGGTCCGGGGACGTTTCTGATTGCGCTGTTGATTTTGCTGGTGCTGATTTTGGGCCAGGCTTCGCTGCCCGATACGGTCGGAGAGCAGGCGCGACTGGTTTTGCTGCAAAAACTGCAGACCCACTACCCGCACCTGATCGTTTCCATCGGACGCGGCAACTTTGACGAAGACGTCGGACTTACATTCGAGGACATCGAATTCCGTGACCCCACCCACGGCGTCGACGGTAGCCCACGGTTGCTAATTCACATCGACCAGATG is from Crateriforma conspicua and encodes:
- a CDS encoding carboxypeptidase-like regulatory domain-containing protein, which codes for MQRLFFVPLLALLGMITPAFAVQLTRNHLTSNQWVRSTADGHLVGRIVLPTENGTSQAVEAAALALTGPAGQTVTVQTDESGRFQFDNVTPGVYALTARGEGIFAVSAMHVVANDAAGYPEEVELAAANVDHEMVKMALVRYLPASAQRSSSTIDSVDLEKLAARVIGEGFSRVAQDNGGMSGQIHMAGAEGGELKAAPSMNVFVLRNGAEVARAVTDENGQFHIDALTPGQYSLMAVGTAGLGLTGFELVDENEIDRTTSVSSNGETLVGLLGHHCCPQFEMQCAPAPEVVTCVEEVVVETVPACCEEEIIISDEVISETPIGGEIVDCGFGTSACGCGGGGGGYAGGYGGYGGGGGYGGGGWGGGLAALAGIGAIAAIADNNDGNDFPFVPVPPPPVSPASP
- a CDS encoding lysylphosphatidylglycerol synthase domain-containing protein; translated protein: MSSPIDSETRPPKRNFKPLIRWARRLVFVLVLVGLAAAGRKAVQQWQAEVRSAESRLSELDRQIQSAAGGSDDQAALRLQRSKVAKSVPRASNLRWGYIGLAACCYALSLMPPGLLLRRAVLAMGQTCRPGVAVAAQLIGHLGKYVPGKAMVVVLRADVMRRQGVAVVPAGIAVFIETLLMMAVGGTVGGLIICFLPAPAWMRWSALVVAAVATLPTVPPILNRVVDRVARSRSAGGDNPSNPLNHWDAGLFIAGWGYSLLAWIGIAAAFTLLVAAIPHGASDSDSAGWLESSATVDLAGLALASAASISLAMVIGFASLIPGGAGVRELVLTTLLAPLVGPAAALLSAIAARVVFLVVECAMALAAQAWLRFRVDASSTVGPAPATAPSASTDSA
- a CDS encoding AI-2E family transporter, with the translated sequence MKDSDDPADPNPAASSGDVDGGDAIDRDADTGKASSDPATDRPVSTVGTHQSAASSLFNSFPSLSRIMSVVVLVMVIIAVGLLFYKVMAGFFVPLFLAVLLVVIFRPVHMWILHRMGNRPRTAAAITTGLILTIVLMPLLLLVVVAVGQFASVLKQIDAGSLKRAIERGREQTALAVPHPEYFRRLDEIVIRLQSSEPQHIETSEVLQAKDILGSLQNDESISQSARDAATPAAVSAAESLDELLSEIKGWQNREFDDPVARSYVEDLDLMARLQQLSDDAGSKTRRWMQEILGGSIWGPIRLAANLSDDEIDRMILSTRDTLQPWFVQFTSRTGGFLVTLGIGILIMVISVYFFLIDGPGMVHTLMRLSPMDDNYERRLLMEFDRTSRAVVLASVLSALAQGVLAAIAYFFLGFSGSVVLLFLATTVMALVPFLGAASVWVPCVVWLGLVERQWGQAIFLLIYGTLVISSIDNVIKVFVLHGRSQLHPLLALLSVLGGVGVFGPIGILVGPMVVVFLQTLLEILNHELAKGDFHIRPSDGADETTA
- a CDS encoding carboxypeptidase-like regulatory domain-containing protein; translated protein: MKSASLAVGAALLFCSSVFAQGSGLRQWVRLTDDGRLQGEVMIPQNGNIDQAVSRADVRLVDVNGRVWEAKSSTKGRFTLRDVPPGAYALSARGENVWGIAAVHVIASDASDSAVYPTTAALSVASIDRALVQQAVGRYVSAASTGQDPMASVDLTRLSKQVAAGVSSRVRRIEGKLHGRVYLPGAVGDKLMPAVDTNIFIFREGAEAARAVTDLDGKFEIEELPPAAYALVAARSTGVAVVGFELVDGSDKQARSSASSKKQLVSYFAEPIADELVVQLAPPGTIDPVVDTSDDGPSDGTEDAIEDEVVEEGFGSALTIPPGTYIAPSGAGGGGGFVGGGGELIGLAAIAAIAAASDDNDNNQPFVPVPPPVSPASP
- a CDS encoding glycosyltransferase family 2 protein; this translates as MNDTALAVEPPPAALQHRRPDLAIVVPTFNEQDSLQALHDAITESVDSAGIATEIIFIDDGSSDQSWRRIEQLVAQSSRTHGVKLRRNFGKAAALEAGITASTGRVIITMDADLQDDPQEIPRFMQQIDQGLDVVSGWKKVRHDPWHKVWPSRVFNRLVSGLTGVQLHDHNCGFKAYRREVFDEVRLYGERHRFVPVLAAERGWKVGEIVVQHHARPFGQSKYGVSRILKGFLDLLTIYFITSFGKRPLHLIGGVGVLCFAAGAIGMLYLSMMWVLSRTFASIDVLHLHETAIFYYCILAVLLGAQFMLAGLLAELIVSQQPGRRPAASVAKRVGFRRDESSDHRQNSTETPSNES